A region of Micromonospora sp. WMMD882 DNA encodes the following proteins:
- a CDS encoding carbamoyltransferase C-terminal domain-containing protein: MLTLGYSGLDRGAALKRAILGDGWRREQRIVQGLDAAAALVDETGVLAAAAQERYDGDKGTGRFPRDAIDACLRAAGATMRDVEVVAHGFRYEPSPVWQLDHLSAQWYQQVYAQQVQRDVFHAHYPADPAGPRFAHVPHHEAHAASSYYLSGFAEALVVVADGMGEQESLTVFEGRGPELRRVASYPILASLGILYSVLTHYLGFQVGMDEYKVMGLAPYGDRQRHRATFDEFVQLKPDGGLAVPLLSANKSPMERETHQGVLRRLEEKLGPAREPDAELGQHHMDVAAAGQDALERALLHVLGEYRRRTGLRRLCLAGGVALNCTANGAILHSGLFDEVFVQPAAGDDGAALGAALYAARQARPAAPTGMAMPYWGDELTGPDVAAALRDLGPEFTTHRLPTDRLVAEVVTLIGRGATVALAQGRMEFGPRALGNRSILADPRSPTMRAHLNNVVKQREEFRPFAPAVPREDAATYFDVPPGTESAFRHMLMVTGVRAPFRDRLPAVTHVDGSARVQVVERESAPLFWALLRETGRRTGLPVLVNTSFNLRGQPIVRTAVDAVATYARSTLDALVVGDVLVTRTGREATA; encoded by the coding sequence ATGTTGACGCTGGGATACAGCGGCCTCGACCGTGGCGCCGCGCTCAAACGCGCCATCCTCGGTGACGGCTGGCGGCGGGAGCAGCGGATCGTCCAGGGCCTGGACGCCGCCGCGGCGCTGGTCGACGAGACCGGGGTGCTCGCCGCCGCCGCCCAGGAACGCTACGACGGCGACAAGGGCACCGGCCGGTTCCCCCGGGACGCGATCGACGCCTGCCTGCGGGCGGCCGGGGCGACCATGCGCGACGTCGAGGTGGTGGCCCACGGCTTCCGGTACGAGCCGTCGCCGGTGTGGCAGCTCGACCACCTCTCCGCGCAGTGGTACCAGCAGGTGTACGCGCAGCAGGTGCAGCGGGACGTCTTCCACGCCCACTACCCGGCCGACCCCGCCGGGCCCCGGTTCGCGCACGTCCCGCACCACGAGGCGCACGCCGCCAGCAGCTACTACCTCAGCGGCTTCGCCGAGGCGCTGGTGGTGGTGGCCGACGGGATGGGCGAGCAGGAGTCGCTCACCGTGTTCGAGGGCCGGGGTCCCGAGCTGCGCCGGGTCGCCAGCTACCCGATCCTGGCCTCGCTGGGCATCCTCTACAGCGTCCTCACCCACTACCTGGGGTTCCAGGTGGGCATGGACGAGTACAAGGTGATGGGTCTGGCCCCGTACGGCGACCGGCAGCGCCACCGTGCCACCTTCGACGAGTTCGTGCAGCTCAAACCGGACGGCGGTCTGGCCGTGCCGCTGCTGTCGGCGAACAAGTCGCCGATGGAGCGGGAGACCCACCAGGGGGTGCTGCGCCGACTGGAGGAGAAACTCGGCCCGGCCCGGGAGCCGGACGCCGAACTGGGCCAGCACCACATGGACGTGGCCGCCGCCGGGCAGGACGCGCTGGAACGGGCCCTGCTGCACGTGCTGGGCGAGTACCGTCGGCGCACCGGCCTGCGCCGGCTCTGCCTGGCCGGCGGCGTCGCGCTCAACTGCACCGCCAACGGGGCGATCCTGCACAGCGGCCTCTTCGACGAGGTGTTCGTCCAGCCCGCCGCCGGGGACGACGGCGCCGCCCTCGGCGCGGCCCTGTACGCGGCCCGCCAGGCCCGACCGGCCGCCCCGACGGGCATGGCCATGCCGTACTGGGGCGACGAGCTGACCGGGCCCGACGTGGCGGCGGCGCTGCGGGACCTCGGTCCGGAGTTCACCACCCACCGGCTCCCGACCGACCGGCTGGTGGCCGAGGTCGTCACGCTGATCGGACGCGGGGCCACGGTGGCGCTGGCCCAGGGCCGGATGGAGTTCGGGCCGCGCGCGCTCGGCAACCGCAGCATCCTCGCCGACCCCCGGTCACCCACCATGCGGGCCCACCTGAACAACGTGGTCAAGCAGCGCGAGGAGTTCCGCCCGTTCGCCCCGGCGGTGCCCCGCGAGGACGCCGCCACCTACTTCGACGTTCCGCCGGGCACGGAGTCGGCGTTCCGGCACATGCTGATGGTCACCGGCGTGCGGGCGCCCTTCCGGGACCGGCTGCCGGCGGTCACCCACGTCGACGGGTCGGCCCGGGTGCAGGTGGTCGAGCGGGAGTCCGCGCCGCTGTTCTGGGCGCTGCTGCGCGAGACGGGCCGCCGTACCGGACTGCCGGTGCTGGTCAACACGTCGTTCAACCTGCGGGGGCAGCCGATCGTCCGGACCGCCGTCGACGCGGTCGCCACGTACGCCCGGTCCACCCTGGACGCCCTGGTCGTCGGGGACGTCCTGGTCACCCGGACCGGGCGGGAGGCGACCGCGTGA
- a CDS encoding non-ribosomal peptide synthetase, with product MSASSIEDILPLAPLQAGMMFHSWRQTTGPEVQTAQLILDLTGPLDVGTLRAAADGLLRRHPNLRAGFRERRAGAPVQVIVRRPELDWTEQTVPAGEDPEAALARLTEQDQGRRFDLRQAPLIGFRLIRAHDERHRLVVTYHHILLDGWSTSLLVRDLCALYERGGDDAGLPPAPPYRDFLAWLAAQDRPGAEAAWRAAFADLDGPTHVAPVDPARVPVWPEALPGELDPAATAALVGFARRHGLTVNTLIQATWALLVGQLTGRRDVVFGAAVSGRPPELAGAERMLGLLMNVVPVRVRLRRDEPLSGLLARIQQEQAELIEHHHLGLADVQKLVGAGDLFDTCVAFENFPDSGDDLRCGPVRVAVGAADAAHYPLSLNAAGGSRLRLRLSYRPDLFPAGSAHALLRRFTRLLTDLPALADVRAGRLDLLGGEDRRRLSTQGRNPSPVPVATLPELVEARAAATPDAVAVRSDRHTLTYRELNVRANRLAHALIDRGIGPERFVALAMPRGVDLVTAILAVSKTGAGYLPVDPEYPRPRVEQMLADAEPACVVFAGPDDAPVARAAAVAAGSARLDLADPAVRTALAARPDHDPTDADRVGPLLPTHPAYVIFTSGSTGRPKGVVVTHQGISSLAATQADHLGVDGRARVLQFASPSFDASFWELCMALTAGAALVVPTERLLVGDPLAAFIRAHGVTHATLPPAVLTQLTVQPLPTLRSLVLAGEACPAELVSLWAPGRRMVNAYGPTETTVCATLSADLSADHVDPGAAVPIGRPVRNCQVYVLDDDLRLTPAGVAGELYVSGRALARGYLRRPGLTATRFVADPFSPGERMYRTGDLARWRPDGDLEFVGRVDDQVKVRGHRIEPGEVEAALLRHATVGQAAVVVREVGAGGRQLVGYLVGAAGHPAPDPAQVRAFLAAQLPDHLVPNVLVPLAALPLTRNGKVDRSALPAPGQASAATPDDLPDTGTEKLLCELFAEVLGLPRVGVRDSFFTLGGDSISSIQLVSRAQSAGLPIRPRDVVQHPTVAQLAAVADLAADQAAGGPVAAGDDGSGELDPTPIMEWLRAAGGPVDGYYQSMVVPVPAAATGTELTAALQAVLDRHDTLRMRLTRPSCSDGPWRLDVSAPGTVPASSVLRRVAVDPDEPAPARRATVARQAAAAQARLAPEQRVMLQAVWFDAGPHHPGRLLLAAHHLAVDATSWRILLPDLAAAWTAVAAGRRPELAPVATSFRRWSALLAEAATRPSRTAELDRWRRTLTDPPPRIAARPLDPARDTARTARSLTRTVPTGLSAALLGRVTAAYHAGVDEVLLTALTIAVAEGRPGGLLVEVESHGRTPVGAPDGHVDLSRTVGWFTSLFPLRLDPPPGADPTRPYVVDPAAVAGVVRRVKEQVRAVPDHGVGYGLLRYLNPDTAPELARLGRPDLGFNYLGRLAGGATETDWTPLPGDALGGDVDVDMPLPHAVSLNAVAVDLADGPQLRATWTWAGDAVDEEQVGELADRWLRALGTLADAVDAPTGRPAERGGSAVGGQIPSDFPLVTVTQDELDAITAERPDLVDLLPLAPLQEGILYHAGYAGSGADLYSAQLTLELTGRLDATALRRAAQDLLTRHPHLAAGFRQRLAGPPVQVIGRDVPLPWRDADLSTWPAAEADAGAARIADDERRRRFDPARPPLLRFCLVRLGDDRHRLVFTHHHVLLDGWSLSLVVRDLIAGYGHHLGGVAPEPAVPFRDYLAWLARQDRPAAEAAWRQALAGSPGPTLLAGPGAAHPTAYPRDLVAELDADLTVTLTALARERGVTVNTVLQAAWGVLLGHLTGRDDVVFGTPVSGRPPELPGVAQMVGLFLNTLPVRLRTDPREPFARLLTRLHDEQSALAPHQHLPLGAVQKLAGSHGPLFDTLYVFENYPVAVDAAPRMGDATVTDVEGRDATHYPLALAVLPGDRMRLRLSHQPDLVDPLTAAAILERLRELLRVVAADPTRPVGRLAPLTGAERRLLADANDTARPAPGAILPDLVEAQVARTPDAVAVRCGDEELSYAELNARANRLAHLLIGRGVGPEQVVAVGLPRSTWSLVAILATVKAGAAYLPVDPDYPAARRALMVRDSDAVCVVASRETVGALVADGCPADRCLALDDPDVADQLRRQPATDPTDRRRTAPTRAAHPAYVIYTSGSTGRPKGVVVPHEGIVNRLRWMQDRYRLTPTDRVLHKTSLSFDVSVWEMFWPLATGAGVVVASAEDQRDPARLARLITREQVTTAHFVPSVLAAFVTEPAAGAGTGLRRVISSGEALDPELAHRVHTTLGAELHNLYGPTEASVDVTHWTVPVGDRPRTVPIGRPIWNIRAHVLDGYLRPVPPGVVGDLYLSGVGLARGYLRRPALTAERFLADPFGAPGERMYRTGDRAAWDGDGQVVYHGRDDQQVKVRGFRVELGEIEAALARGADVAAAGAAVREDVPGNRRIVGYVVPTPTGSFDPERLRAELAATLPAYLVPAQIVALAAMPLTPSGKLDRAALPAPLPPAPARVDAGPADARQTRLCELFSEVLGVPVGVEDDFFDLGGDSLTAMRLVHGVQSALDVELEIVELMLHPTPARLAGRLPELVPAGD from the coding sequence ATGAGCGCGTCGAGTATCGAGGACATCCTGCCGTTGGCCCCGTTGCAGGCCGGGATGATGTTCCATTCCTGGCGTCAGACGACGGGCCCGGAGGTGCAGACCGCGCAACTGATCCTGGACCTGACCGGTCCGCTGGACGTCGGGACGCTGCGCGCGGCGGCGGACGGACTGCTGCGCCGGCACCCCAATCTGCGGGCGGGTTTCCGGGAACGCCGCGCGGGCGCTCCGGTGCAGGTGATCGTCCGCCGGCCGGAGCTGGACTGGACGGAGCAGACCGTCCCGGCCGGGGAGGACCCGGAGGCCGCCCTGGCCCGACTCACCGAACAGGACCAGGGCCGCCGGTTCGACCTCCGCCAGGCCCCGCTGATCGGTTTCCGGCTGATCCGGGCGCACGACGAGCGGCACCGGCTGGTCGTCACGTACCACCACATCCTGCTCGACGGCTGGTCCACGTCCCTGCTGGTACGGGACCTGTGCGCGCTGTACGAGCGCGGCGGGGACGACGCCGGGCTGCCGCCGGCCCCGCCGTACCGCGACTTCCTGGCCTGGCTGGCCGCCCAGGACCGGCCGGGCGCCGAGGCGGCCTGGCGGGCGGCGTTCGCCGACCTGGACGGGCCCACCCACGTGGCACCGGTCGACCCGGCCCGGGTTCCGGTCTGGCCGGAGGCCCTGCCGGGCGAGCTGGACCCGGCGGCCACCGCGGCGCTCGTCGGGTTCGCGCGGCGGCACGGCCTCACCGTCAACACGCTGATCCAGGCCACCTGGGCGCTGCTGGTCGGTCAGCTCACCGGACGCCGGGACGTGGTCTTCGGCGCGGCCGTCTCCGGCCGCCCCCCGGAGCTGGCCGGCGCGGAGCGCATGCTCGGCCTGCTGATGAACGTCGTGCCGGTGCGGGTCCGACTGCGCCGCGACGAGCCGCTGTCCGGGCTGCTGGCCCGGATCCAGCAGGAGCAGGCCGAGCTGATCGAACACCACCACCTGGGGCTGGCCGACGTGCAGAAACTGGTCGGCGCCGGTGACCTCTTCGACACCTGCGTGGCGTTCGAGAACTTCCCGGACAGCGGCGACGACCTGCGCTGCGGGCCGGTACGGGTCGCGGTGGGCGCCGCCGACGCGGCCCACTACCCGCTGAGCCTGAACGCCGCCGGCGGCTCCCGGCTGCGGCTGCGGCTGTCGTACCGGCCGGACCTCTTCCCGGCGGGTTCCGCCCACGCGCTGCTGCGGCGGTTCACCCGGCTGCTGACCGACCTGCCCGCCCTGGCCGACGTGCGCGCCGGCCGCCTCGACCTGCTCGGCGGCGAGGACCGGCGCCGGCTGTCGACGCAGGGCCGCAACCCGTCGCCGGTGCCGGTCGCCACCCTGCCGGAGCTGGTCGAGGCGCGGGCCGCCGCCACGCCCGACGCGGTGGCCGTCCGCTCCGACCGGCACACGCTCACCTACCGCGAGCTGAACGTCCGCGCCAACCGGCTCGCCCACGCGCTGATCGACCGGGGGATCGGCCCGGAACGGTTCGTCGCGCTCGCCATGCCCCGGGGCGTGGACCTGGTCACAGCGATTCTGGCGGTCAGCAAGACCGGCGCCGGCTACCTGCCGGTCGACCCGGAGTATCCGCGCCCCCGGGTCGAGCAGATGCTGGCCGACGCCGAGCCGGCCTGCGTGGTGTTCGCCGGGCCGGACGACGCGCCGGTGGCCCGGGCCGCCGCGGTCGCCGCCGGGTCGGCCCGCCTCGACCTCGCCGACCCGGCGGTACGGACGGCGCTGGCCGCCCGCCCCGACCACGATCCCACCGACGCCGACCGGGTCGGCCCGCTGCTGCCCACCCACCCCGCGTACGTGATCTTCACGTCCGGCTCCACCGGGCGGCCGAAGGGCGTCGTCGTCACCCACCAGGGCATCAGCAGTCTCGCCGCCACCCAGGCCGACCACCTCGGCGTGGACGGCCGGGCCCGGGTCCTCCAGTTCGCCTCGCCCAGCTTCGACGCCTCCTTCTGGGAGCTCTGCATGGCGCTCACCGCCGGCGCCGCCCTGGTGGTGCCGACCGAACGGCTGCTCGTCGGCGACCCGCTCGCCGCGTTCATCCGGGCGCACGGCGTCACCCACGCCACGCTGCCGCCGGCGGTGCTCACCCAGTTGACCGTGCAGCCGTTGCCGACCCTGCGGTCCCTGGTGCTGGCCGGTGAGGCGTGCCCCGCCGAGCTGGTGTCCCTCTGGGCGCCGGGCCGGCGCATGGTCAACGCGTACGGCCCGACCGAGACCACGGTGTGCGCCACCCTCAGCGCCGACCTGTCCGCCGACCACGTCGACCCCGGGGCCGCCGTGCCGATCGGCCGGCCGGTCCGCAACTGCCAGGTGTACGTGCTCGACGACGACCTGCGGCTGACCCCCGCCGGCGTGGCCGGTGAGCTGTACGTGTCCGGTCGGGCCCTGGCCCGGGGCTACCTGCGCCGGCCGGGCCTGACCGCGACCCGGTTCGTGGCCGACCCGTTCTCCCCCGGGGAGCGGATGTACCGCACCGGCGACCTGGCGCGCTGGCGGCCGGACGGCGACCTGGAGTTCGTCGGCCGGGTGGACGACCAGGTGAAGGTACGCGGTCACCGGATCGAGCCCGGCGAGGTGGAGGCGGCGCTGCTCCGGCACGCCACGGTCGGGCAGGCGGCGGTGGTCGTCCGCGAGGTCGGCGCGGGCGGCCGGCAGCTCGTCGGCTACCTGGTCGGCGCGGCGGGCCACCCCGCTCCCGACCCGGCGCAGGTGCGCGCCTTCCTCGCCGCCCAGCTTCCCGACCATCTGGTGCCGAACGTCCTCGTGCCGCTGGCCGCCCTGCCGCTGACCCGCAACGGCAAGGTCGACCGGTCGGCGTTGCCCGCCCCCGGGCAGGCGTCGGCGGCGACCCCGGACGACCTGCCCGACACCGGGACCGAGAAGCTGCTGTGCGAGCTCTTCGCCGAGGTGCTGGGGTTGCCCCGGGTCGGCGTGCGGGACAGCTTCTTCACCCTCGGCGGCGACAGCATCTCGTCGATCCAGTTGGTGAGCCGGGCGCAGAGCGCCGGGTTGCCGATCCGGCCCCGGGACGTCGTGCAGCACCCGACCGTCGCGCAACTCGCCGCCGTCGCCGACCTGGCCGCCGACCAGGCGGCCGGCGGGCCCGTCGCCGCCGGGGACGACGGGTCGGGCGAGCTGGACCCGACCCCGATCATGGAGTGGCTGCGCGCCGCCGGTGGACCGGTCGACGGCTACTACCAGTCCATGGTGGTGCCCGTGCCGGCGGCGGCCACCGGGACGGAGCTGACCGCCGCCCTGCAGGCCGTGCTCGACCGGCACGACACGCTGCGCATGCGGCTGACCCGGCCGTCCTGCTCCGACGGGCCGTGGCGGTTGGACGTGTCCGCGCCGGGCACCGTGCCGGCCAGCTCGGTGCTGCGCCGGGTGGCGGTCGACCCGGACGAGCCGGCCCCGGCCCGCCGGGCCACCGTGGCGCGCCAGGCCGCGGCGGCGCAGGCGCGGCTGGCCCCGGAGCAACGGGTCATGCTCCAGGCGGTCTGGTTCGACGCCGGCCCCCACCACCCCGGCCGGCTGCTGCTGGCCGCCCACCACCTCGCCGTCGACGCCACGTCCTGGCGGATCCTGCTGCCGGACCTGGCCGCCGCGTGGACGGCGGTCGCCGCCGGGCGGCGGCCCGAGCTGGCCCCGGTCGCCACGTCGTTCCGGCGCTGGTCGGCGCTGCTCGCCGAGGCGGCGACCCGACCCTCCCGCACGGCCGAGCTGGACCGTTGGCGGCGGACCCTGACCGACCCGCCGCCGCGGATCGCCGCCCGTCCGCTGGACCCGGCCCGGGACACCGCCCGCACCGCCCGGTCGCTGACCCGGACCGTCCCCACCGGGCTGTCGGCGGCGCTGCTCGGCCGGGTGACCGCCGCCTACCACGCCGGAGTCGACGAGGTGCTGCTCACCGCGTTGACCATCGCGGTCGCCGAGGGACGTCCCGGCGGGCTGCTGGTGGAGGTGGAGAGCCACGGCCGTACGCCGGTCGGAGCCCCCGACGGCCACGTCGACCTGTCCCGCACGGTGGGTTGGTTCACCAGCCTGTTCCCGCTGCGGCTGGACCCGCCGCCGGGGGCGGACCCGACCCGGCCGTACGTCGTGGACCCCGCCGCCGTGGCCGGCGTCGTACGACGGGTCAAGGAGCAGGTCAGGGCGGTGCCCGACCACGGCGTCGGGTACGGGCTGCTGCGGTACCTCAACCCGGACACCGCCCCCGAGCTGGCCCGCCTCGGCCGACCGGACCTCGGCTTCAACTACCTGGGCCGGCTGGCCGGCGGCGCGACGGAAACCGACTGGACCCCGCTGCCCGGGGACGCGCTGGGCGGCGACGTCGACGTCGACATGCCGCTGCCGCACGCCGTGTCGCTGAACGCCGTGGCCGTCGACCTGGCCGACGGGCCGCAGCTACGCGCCACCTGGACCTGGGCCGGTGACGCCGTCGACGAGGAGCAGGTCGGCGAGTTGGCCGACCGGTGGCTGCGGGCGCTGGGGACGCTGGCCGACGCCGTCGACGCGCCGACCGGCCGGCCCGCCGAGCGGGGCGGGTCGGCCGTCGGCGGCCAGATCCCGTCGGACTTCCCGCTGGTGACCGTCACCCAGGACGAGCTCGACGCGATCACGGCCGAACGGCCCGACCTGGTCGACCTGCTGCCGCTGGCCCCGTTGCAGGAGGGCATCCTCTACCACGCCGGCTACGCCGGCTCCGGCGCGGACCTCTACAGCGCCCAGTTGACGCTGGAGCTGACCGGCCGGCTGGACGCGACGGCCCTGCGCCGGGCCGCGCAGGACCTGCTCACCCGCCACCCCCACCTGGCCGCCGGATTCCGGCAGCGGCTCGCCGGACCGCCGGTGCAGGTGATCGGCCGGGACGTGCCGCTGCCCTGGCGGGACGCCGACCTGTCGACGTGGCCGGCGGCGGAGGCGGACGCCGGGGCCGCGCGGATCGCCGACGACGAACGCCGCCGACGCTTCGACCCGGCCCGACCGCCGCTGCTGCGGTTCTGCCTGGTCCGGCTGGGCGACGACCGGCACCGCCTCGTCTTCACCCACCACCACGTGCTGCTCGACGGCTGGTCGCTCTCCCTGGTCGTCCGGGACCTCATCGCCGGGTACGGGCACCACCTGGGCGGCGTCGCGCCGGAACCGGCCGTGCCGTTCCGCGACTACCTGGCCTGGCTGGCCCGACAGGACCGGCCGGCCGCCGAGGCGGCGTGGCGGCAGGCGCTCGCCGGTTCACCCGGGCCGACCCTGCTGGCCGGGCCCGGCGCGGCGCACCCGACGGCGTACCCCCGGGATCTCGTCGCCGAGCTGGACGCGGACCTGACGGTGACGCTGACCGCCCTGGCCCGGGAGCGCGGGGTGACCGTGAACACCGTCCTCCAGGCCGCCTGGGGGGTGCTGCTCGGCCACCTCACCGGCCGGGACGACGTGGTGTTCGGCACGCCCGTGTCAGGTCGCCCGCCGGAGCTGCCCGGCGTCGCGCAGATGGTCGGGCTGTTCCTCAACACGCTGCCGGTGCGGCTGCGCACCGACCCCCGGGAGCCGTTCGCCCGGCTGCTGACCCGGCTGCACGACGAGCAGTCGGCGCTGGCCCCGCACCAGCATCTCCCGCTGGGCGCGGTGCAGAAGCTCGCCGGCAGCCACGGCCCGCTGTTCGACACGCTCTACGTGTTCGAGAACTACCCGGTCGCGGTGGACGCCGCGCCGCGAATGGGGGACGCCACCGTCACCGACGTCGAGGGCCGGGACGCCACCCACTACCCGCTGGCCCTGGCGGTGCTGCCCGGCGACCGGATGCGGCTGCGGCTCAGCCACCAGCCGGACCTGGTCGACCCGCTCACCGCGGCGGCCATCCTGGAGCGGCTGCGGGAGCTGCTGCGCGTGGTGGCCGCCGACCCGACCCGGCCGGTCGGCCGGCTGGCCCCGCTCACCGGGGCGGAACGGCGGCTGCTCGCCGACGCCAACGACACGGCCCGGCCGGCGCCCGGGGCGATCCTGCCCGACCTGGTGGAGGCGCAGGTGGCGCGGACCCCGGACGCGGTCGCGGTGCGCTGCGGCGACGAGGAGCTGAGCTACGCCGAGCTGAACGCGCGGGCCAACCGGCTGGCGCACCTGCTGATCGGTCGGGGCGTCGGCCCGGAGCAGGTGGTGGCCGTCGGGCTGCCCCGGTCCACGTGGAGCCTGGTGGCCATCCTCGCCACGGTCAAGGCCGGCGCGGCGTACCTGCCGGTGGACCCGGACTATCCCGCCGCGCGCCGGGCGCTGATGGTGCGCGACAGCGACGCCGTCTGCGTGGTCGCGTCCCGGGAGACGGTCGGCGCGCTGGTCGCCGACGGCTGCCCCGCCGACCGGTGCCTCGCCCTCGACGATCCGGACGTCGCCGACCAGCTCCGCCGGCAACCGGCGACCGACCCCACCGACCGGCGCCGGACCGCCCCGACGCGGGCCGCGCACCCCGCGTACGTCATCTACACCTCCGGCTCGACCGGCCGACCGAAGGGCGTCGTCGTCCCGCACGAGGGCATCGTCAACCGGCTGCGCTGGATGCAGGACCGGTACCGGCTGACGCCGACGGACCGGGTGCTGCACAAGACCAGCCTCAGCTTCGACGTCTCCGTGTGGGAGATGTTCTGGCCGCTGGCCACCGGGGCCGGGGTCGTCGTGGCCAGCGCCGAGGACCAGCGCGACCCGGCCCGGCTGGCCCGACTGATCACCCGCGAGCAGGTCACCACCGCCCACTTCGTGCCGTCCGTGCTGGCCGCCTTCGTGACCGAGCCGGCCGCCGGAGCCGGGACCGGCCTGCGCCGGGTGATCAGCAGCGGGGAGGCCCTGGACCCGGAGCTGGCCCACCGGGTCCACACCACCCTCGGCGCGGAGCTGCACAACCTGTACGGCCCCACCGAGGCGTCGGTGGACGTCACCCACTGGACGGTGCCGGTCGGCGACCGACCGCGGACCGTGCCGATCGGCCGGCCCATCTGGAACATCCGGGCGCACGTCCTGGACGGCTACCTGCGACCGGTACCGCCGGGCGTGGTCGGCGACCTCTACCTGTCCGGCGTCGGTCTGGCCCGGGGCTACCTGCGCCGGCCCGCGCTGACCGCCGAACGGTTCCTGGCCGACCCGTTCGGCGCGCCGGGGGAGCGGATGTACCGCACCGGCGACCGGGCGGCCTGGGACGGCGACGGGCAGGTGGTCTACCACGGCCGGGACGACCAGCAGGTCAAGGTGCGGGGCTTCCGCGTCGAGCTGGGCGAGATCGAGGCGGCCCTGGCCCGGGGCGCGGACGTGGCCGCCGCCGGCGCGGCGGTCCGGGAGGACGTGCCCGGCAACCGGCGGATCGTCGGGTACGTGGTGCCGACCCCGACCGGATCGTTCGACCCGGAACGGCTGCGTGCCGAGCTGGCCGCGACCCTGCCGGCGTACCTGGTGCCGGCGCAGATCGTCGCGCTGGCCGCGATGCCGCTCACGCCCAGCGGCAAGCTCGACCGCGCGGCCCTGCCCGCGCCGCTGCCACCGGCGCCCGCCCGGGTCGACGCCGGGCCGGCCGACGCCCGGCAGACCCGGCTGTGCGAGCTGTTCAGCGAAGTGCTCGGCGTGCCGGTCGGCGTCGAGGACGACTTCTTCGACCTCGGTGGGGACTCGCTGACCGCGATGCGACTGGTGCACGGCGTCCAGTCGGCGCTCGACGTGGAACTGGAGATCGTCGAGCTGATGCTCCACCCGACCCCCGCTCGGCTGGCCGGACGCCTGCCCGAGCTGGTGCCGGCCGGCGACTGA